The DNA segment accaactgagccacccacgcacccctagCTGTGGGATTTTAGATAACCTTTATCATCAGGTTGAACAAATTCCTCTGTATTCCTCGTTGAGTGTTGTTATCATGATAGGTTATTGGATTTTTTTATCAATCCTtgttctgcatctattgagatgattatatggattttgccctttattttatttatatggtgTATTATACTGATTGactttcatatgttgaaccaacTTGGCATCCCTGAGATAAACACACTTGATCAGTGTATAATCATTTTTATGCattgctggattcaatttgctaggaTTTAGTTAAGGATTTCTGTATCTCTATTCCTAAGAGATATTTGTGGTTGTCTTCTGATATCTCTATGTGGTTTTGGTGTCAAGATAATACTGACCTCATACTATGGcctgggaagtgttccctcctctcttattttttggaagagtttatcAAGGActgatgttaattctttaaatgtggtggaattcaccagtgaagtaatttgggcctgggcttttctttgtgggaagttcTAAAATTACTAATTCCATCTCTTTATTTGTTATAAATCTATTTAGAGTTTCTAATTCTTCTGCATCTGTGTCAAGCATGGATGTCTTTCTAGGAACTTGTCCATTTCATCCAAGTTATCTAATTTGTTAGCCATATAGTTGTTTGTAGTATCCcgtataatcatttttatttctctaatgtaatttctgtaacatttttataatttggtCTTCTCACTTTTTTATTGGTAAGTCTACCTAAAGTTTtgttaatttcattgatcttttcaacaaaagaggttttattgattttctttattatttttctagcctctattttacttattttctctaatacttattatttccctttttctgcttGATTTAGGTTTGGattacttctctttttctatcttctttaggTGGAAAGTTAAGTTAttgatttgatatatttcttctttttaatataggCACTTACAGCTATACATTTCCCTATAGTCTTGCTACATCTCATAAagtttccctcttcccctctttcaGCTAAGGCAAGGGCAAAATGATTTAGGCTTGGTCATTTGGACACTCCCATCAGGACTTTGAATCTTGAACAAATAGTGTAAAAACACAAGGGACAGAGTAGAATTCATGTAAGATGGCAGCATGCAGTGGTGATAGAGGTAGTGGTTCCAGCAGTGGTCCCCTTACCTAGATCATTCCTCTGTTGTGACTTTGGCTGAGATTCCTGGTTCTATTTTCTGAGCTTAATTAGCTAGCCTTCCTATCAAACTGAGGATTACATGATAACCTTCCAGtatgtttatttcttcctgaagTTGGCAGTGTTGGTTTCTGTTGCTGGAAACTAAGAATCTTGGCATACTGTTGAGATAAGGgtttgggagaaagagaacacaaaggtctttcacttttctctttgtaaagctttctttgtaaatttctgtGTTGCTAGTATTGTTGTATtacttctgttatttaaaaatatgctttttaaattgatAGCCTAAAGCACAGTGGGGTGAAGAGAAGTGGTAggatataaaatttgaaatttaggaTGAGGCCAGATTGTACAAGACCTTGAATATTATTTTGAGGATTCTGAATTTAGCTCAACAAGTATGGGGAATTTACAAAGCAGAACAACAATAACACGATCagatctgtttgtttgtttgtttattgccaTGTAGATGAATAAGAACTCAGAGAAATTAGAGGCCAGGAGAATAGTTAGGAGGAGGCTACTGCGATAGTCCACATACAAGATCGAAAAAATCTCTCaatctggagaaagagagagagagagaaggaagtaagaaggaaggaagggaaggaagaaagaaaaagattgtcaGTCATAGGTTGGGTTTTCTGGAACCAGATGCTAAGATAGTTTGAGGTAGAAGATATTAActaggggaaggaagcagaatggaatagagggagaagtaaaactgAAATGTAGATGTGACGGAGACCCAGCCCCCCTGACAATAAGCTCTGGAGTGAATACTGCTTATCAGAATTGTCCTGCAGTGGGCCAGAAGGGCTGAACCTTTACACCTTTGCTTTGCTCAGTCAGCCGATGAGGACAGCCCCAGGAGGAACATGACCTCCTGCGAGACTGTTCTCTGCAGGTGAGGCAGACACCGAAGGAACTGAAGCAGTTAGAGGCTCGCTATCTGCTGCCTCAACTCCCTGTAGCTAAATGGCTAGTCTTTGTTTGACGGTAGAACTGGGTGGTACACCTTCGTGTCGccacagagaaagagatgagTGACCATATcttgaaaaaaagcaagagagtgGGAAAGGGGGATTAGATTCTATGGATACTATATTTTGTAGGTGGGGATGAAAAGGGAGTTAATAAAGGTTAACACTGAGGTCTCTACACTGATATGATTTGATAGTAATTCTGTTTAACTGATAGTAAacaacagaggagagagaagaggtttGGGGAGAAAGATAAGGAATTTAATTTAGAACATGTTGACTCAGAAATgtctgcaggggcacctgggtggcacagcggttaagcatctgccttcggctcagggtgtgatcctggcgttgtgggatcgagccccacatcagggctcttccgctatgagcttgcttcttcctctcccactccccctgcttgtgttccctctcttgctggctgtctcaatctctgtcgaataaataaataaaatcttttaaaaaaatgtctgcaaAATATTAAGGTGGAGCTGATTTTCAAGAATCAATGTAAATGGGGGGGTCTAGAGGTCAGCAGCAAGTGCTGTATTTATTGAGTAAAcgtatattacatgtatattctTATTTCATACTCGTAATGCCTCCATGAGGTAGAGGccgttgttatttttattatacccTTTTTGTACATTTACTTATACCCTTTCTttatgaagaaactaagacttCAAGAAGTTAAATGCCTGGCTCAAAGAAGTAAAACCCAAGTCTGTTTGATGACAAAACACCCGCTTTCAAAGACAAGATTGTATTGCTTCCCCATGGAAAACACCACAGATAGATGGCATTTGAAGCCATGAGAATTAGTAGGTCATCCACAAGGATATGGTTCAGATGGgaacaaaaagagcaaaaaaatggAATTCTAGGGAAGCCACATTTCCAAGGTGAATTGAGTAAGATGACAAAGGCAAAGGGATTGACTGAGCAGCCAGAACAGCTTCTAAAAATTAGAAGTATTCAGAAGTCAGGGTAAAAAGAGAGTTCTAATCTACAAAGGAAAATGCTGCAGATATCATGTGGGATGAAGAGTTTACAATTAGAGGTCATTGATGATTTTAGAGCCGTTCATAGGGAAGTCAGGCTGCAGTGGTTTAGGAGTGAGCCGGACATGAGGAAGTAGAAGCAAAAGAGAGAGGCGACTTTCCCAGAAGTTTGcaaaatagagagaaaaaaataatgccataTACATAAGTAAggaatttattaataatattaagtaatTAATAACTCTTTGCTcccatattatttatattttacacttTCACTATTTCTCTGGTTATTTCTGTCTACCTCTATTATACCAGCGCCCCTTCCCAAGTCTGACGTGCCGGCAGCACTGAATGTTGTTTATTTTGGTTGTGGGTGGACTTCTTGTATTTGTTAGGTGTTTTGAATGCCTCAGGTAATTCTGTCTATGAAGAATGTGCCGTagacatcccccacccccacccaactccATCATCTGTTTTCCACACAGATAGATAAGCATTCGTTTCTCAGACCAATTCAGCAAAGCATGCAAGTTCTTGGGTGCTCAGCAAACCAAGAACTCTGTCTACCtagctcctcccttcccttcccctcccccaaactcttGGTGGGCAGATCAGGGAGAAGGGAGCTGCCACTCCAAACCTTCTGGGATATAAAGTCCTAAATGGGGAATCTGTTTGGTTTTGTCGTGAGCTGAGATCTTCCCTTGCCAGCCACCAACAGTCAAGCTCTTTTTTCAGAGGGGGCTGGAGAGTAATCAACACCGCCGTCCACCTGTGCACAGGAAGATGCCTACAGCCACACCAGCGATGATGAGACTGCCCACCAGGACACCCAGGACCAGCGAAGTGTAGGAGTGGCCTGTTTGGCTCCCTGCAGAACATGCACAGAGTTAGCCTGAAGAACATACCCCCAAGATTCTGTCCATGGTTTGAGTCAAACCCTAAGGGATTCCTACTCCAAAGGAAGGGGGCTAGTTCGTCACGTGACATAAACTGTGTATACTCTGTCCCAAATCCCTGGTCCTGGGCCTCCTGTTGCTCAAGGTATCCACCCTTCAGGTCTAATTCATTTGCCTGGAACCCACCCAATACACAGGCTCATCCCCGATCCCATCATACCTTTTGAGTTTTTTGAAGTGGTGTGTTCCCGCAGGTACTGCACACAGGTGTCCTGCAGGAATTCTCGCAGTTCGTACCGAGTACGATTGTAGGAGTTGAGCTGATGCAGAGTGTAGGTGACCACCCTGGAGGGTGCCTGGGACCTTGCCACCCATAAGGCTGTCTCTGGCTGGAAACTCGCAAAGGAGTTCCCATTCACAGTCACTTCGAAGAAGACGTGGGCTGGAGAGTCCTCAGGAGGCAGCTCACAGCCCAGGAAGCAGCGAACGGTCAGCGGAACTGTGGATGGGGGATTCAGGGTGTGAGAGAGCTGTCCACCAGGGGGAACATGAAATTTTGGCGTTTGGGGTGGATCAGGGACAGGGCCTCCCAAAAGGGTCATGCCAGCAAGAAGAGGGCCTGACAGAGGGCCCGCAACTAGGACACCCACTCCTCTTCAGGCTCAAGCTTCCACCCAGCAATCGGCAAAGGCAGGTACCCTAACACCTGGGCTCGTCAGAGCCGCCAGCTCACACAAGACCAAGCCATCCACGAGACCCCTCCGGGAACCCCGCCCCCTCCTCAAACCCCGCCCCCATCCAGTCCCTTCCACAGGCCACGCCTCCCACCCTCGAGGGCCCTTCTTCACGGGCCCCGCCCAGCCCGCAGTCGCCGCGCTCGAACGCCACTCACAGGTCAACTGCCGCTCGTGGTGCACCAGCCGCACCAACAGCTGGAACTCTTTCAGGTAGGTCTTCAGGCGGTCCTCTGTGTGCACCCAGCTCTCGGGCGCCTCCAAGGGCTGCAGCTGGCGGATCGTGACGTTGGTGTCCTGGCCATCCAGCACGTGCGTCATTAGTCCCCCCAGCGACGCGTTGCCCTGGTGCCACACTTGATCGGGGTCACGGAAGTAGGAGATCTGGAGCATGTGGAGGTTCCGAAGGCCTGCGGGTAGGTGTCAGCGCGTCAGCACTTGGGCCGGCGCGAAGCTGGAGATAATAACCCCTCACCCAAAGGCCGGCCGCCCACCTTCTCGGCCGTTCATAGTTAGAGTTATAAAGTGTtctttcacccatcctcccacaaCCCTGCAGGAGCGCAGGACAGGGATTATTATCCtcgttttatagataaggaaactgaggctgggcaGAGCAGAAGCCACTTGCCCCAGGGTAATCCAGTCAGTGGACAAGCCACTCGATCTTTCTCTCATCCCTAACTACCCCCATTTCCGGTTGGTCAACAAATGCTGACCTACAATAAAATCCCATTCCGTCTCCTGTTCTCGGCCTCCTCTGCCATTGCCCTACTTCAGGCCTCTTGGGTTCTCATCTGGACTGGGGTAGTAACTTTCTTCCTCACCCCCCTGCCCTCATTGTTCAGTTTCACTCCTTCCAATCTGACCTCCAATTGACCCAGAAATAAGATGATGCCCTTCTCCTACTTAAAATGCTCCAGTGACACATTCGCCCatcagtaatagtaataatagctatTAAGTACTTACTATGAGCCAAGCACTGTACCTACACACATTATTATCTTATTTGTGCTTTCCTCCCATTAGCTTCATGCAGTGGCTACTGTTATTAACCTCAGTCCATAAGGGAAGCAGGCTAAAATGGTATAGCAGAACCAAGGTTTGACTGTAGGCAGTGTGAGTCCAGCACCTTTAGCCACTCAGCCATACTGTCTGCCCATAGGATGTCTCCACGGAATGAAGTCCAGAGTCTTTAGCTTGGCATTCAAGGCTGTGGGAGACCAGGTCCCAACTGCCTTCTCTGGCTTCTTCCCGTTCTTAGATACAGTAAACTACTTGGAGTTCCTCATGCTACCTTCTGGCTGACACGAATAGCATGTCCAGGCTTCTCTGCCTCCAGGCAAACTTCTATTCGTGCTCTGTTGCCCTCTCCTTGGAGAAGTTTTCCTAATGCCTCTCCTCTTTACCCTCCCAGAGAtggggacgcccgggtggctcagttggttaagcatctgcctttgtatcaggtcatgatcttatagTCCTGGGAtccatcagactccctgctcagcagggagtctgcttctcctactccgtctgtcccttccccctgctcatgttctctctctctcaaataaataaataaaatctataaataaataaatacataccctCCTAGACACAGTGGGTCTGTTTCAATGATCCCAGATTCCACATAACTGTCTCCAAATACATAACTGTCTCCAAATACCTAGACTACACTGGGCTCCCCTAGGCCATAGAATTATGTCTGGTTATCTCTGCCTTCTACACCTATTAAGGGCCTGGCACAGGCTTGAGTTGATGTCCAGAGAATGTGTGAGGAGGGGATGAGTCTGGGATTatcaatctgtgtgtgtgtgtgtgtgcgcgcgcgcgcacgcgtgtGTCTTTTCCACGTTTGCATATGAAAAGTTGTGCTCTGTGTCTGCAGGTGTGAATAGGCAGATCTGTGTGGGTAACTCTAGATAAGGTTCTTAACTGCCCTGTGCCCAGTctcctcccctgtaaaatggagataatcatatTGCCCACCGTAGAGATATCGCGGGAGTTAGACGGATCAGTGCATATATTAATTGTAGTGAGCGCCCCTAGATTACTGgtgattttctccctctctgagggGGAGACTGTAGCTCTGGAGATtgtgggaaaggggagaggagatcCCTGTGCAGTCACAATACAGGGCCATAACTCCTTTCTCTACTTAAACAGCCACCTCGGGAAGCCTGACCCCTGTAAGTTCACCCATGGACCAcagcttctctctccccagaCTTTCTCCCGCCTCCTGCCAGCCTCTTCCACCTTCTCCGGTCTCCTATTCTGCCTCGCTTCTCTCAGCCCCAGtctctccagtggcttcccattccTCCCATCTCTCATCCCTTCTCCGAGtctcttcctgtcttccctgGACTCACCCCTATCCACATCACTCTCAGCGCTCCCTCTCCAGACTCACCCCTTCTCCCCAGGGCTAATCCCCTTTACCCTTTCTACCCGTCCCTTTCCATTTCTCCAGTCCTGTTCCCCCAGCCTCTTTCAACCCCCTTTTCCCCAGGCAAACTGTACTTCCTCACCTTGGTTTTGGGACACTAATCAGTCCCCAGGACCCTGCCTGCCCTACAGAGAGATCTGGCTGGCTGCAGGCGCAGGCGCTGTGGGAAAAGTGCTCCTCTGATCATCCCCACATACCCAGAGAGGCTGAGAGTCTCCAGAACCATGCCGAGGAAGGAGATGTGCCCTTTACTCACCAGCTGAGGCTTCCTGGCTACAAAAGGCCCAGCCGGGCAGGAGCAGTAGACGCAGCAGTGGCAGCAATGTTGTCAACATCCTGGGGCTGAGGTTCTTACACCACCTGGGCTCCTGGCTCCGACAGGCAGGGGCCTCTGGCTGGCTGCAGCCTAGGGGGAAAAGAAATGAGGACTGTCTGGAAGGGGAGGAGGCTGAACGGAGGAGGCTGGAAGATGGCCAGAGgataagaggaggaagaaggcgGCAGGCTTATAAAGTGTTATTCCTACTCTGTCTCATTTCCTACTAGGGGGCTGGCCTCCCTCTTGCCCTTCCCTTGCCccgccctgcgtcgggctctcaTGCCCAGACctgccttttcccttttccctgggCCTCTTCCAAACAGGGAGCGGAAAAAGGGGGAGTCAGATTCAGAGAGAAGTTCTGTCCTTGCTGAGTCAGGGGGTGGGGCATCTGCTTTCAACTTAGAGCACACTCTAGGGTGTAGCGATCGGCAGGttactgatggggaaactgaggcccagagaggtgcagGGACTTGCCCAACGGAAGTTTATATGTCTTTATATGTTGTGGTGGTAACAGATTGGGATTAGAGTTCAATTTTCCAGCATGCTGGCTACATTTTATCAGAATTATAGTAATTACACAATCAGGGATCTTGCTCGCAGaaatacatagttacaaaatgaGTATAAAACAGCTCACTGCAGTGCTGTTTGTAATAGGAGAGAATTATGAACAATGTAATCTCATCAGAGAATTGGTCACTTACagcaatatttttcaaactgaGGTCACAATCTACTACTAGATAATGAAAACAGTTTAGTGGGCGATGATTAGcaagggttgtttttgttttttttttttaaagattttttttttttaattattctacagagatagagacagccagcgagagagggaacacaagcagggggagtgggagaggaagaagcaggctcatagtggaggagcctgatgtggggctcgatcccataacgccgggatcatgccctgagccgaaggcagacgctcaaccgctgtgccacccaggcgccccatagcaagggttttgtttttgtttttgtttgtttttatgaaatagaacagaataaaaattttcagtgCCTCCTTCTGGGTCAGAGTGAACCTGGGtcatgaaatatttgttcaattgTATACATGTGTGTTTCAGATTTGTGCATGTATGTTTCTGTGATTGGGTTTTGAATAGCAGTTTAAAATGTATTCCTTACTCTGGGAAGCAGTGGGAAAATTTGGAAGTCACTCCCCCAAACTATGGTAATCTGTATTGTGGAATATGACgtagttaaagaaaaaaacctcggCTGCTTAATCTCCACTCTATTTTCATGTTACTTAATATTACCTGAAATTATATTACTTATTCATTTAGATGTTTATTGTCTGAATGTCCCACCAGAATGTGAGCCCCAAGAGGTTGTCCATCTTGTTTGCTACCTTGCTTGGAATAGTGcacataataaataatacaaaaaataacagATATCAGCTAACAGGTGACTGAAGGAGATAGTTAAGATATGCATAAATCTCTAAGAGTAAGTTGTGGGACATTGGGTAGGTTAGGTTTAGAACCATTTATGTGTCAACCACACACATGACAACTAAACAACCTATTTCTTTATGGGATTAAAGGAATCTGGAAGGATGTACATCAAATATAGCAGTGATTTATCTCCACTGATTTATTATTAGGGAGGAGCCCGAGGTTAaaagtgtatgtgtgtctatgtgaatggggtgtgtgtgcacatgtgtgtatgtgtgtctatgcGCCgtgtgtatgtatgcgtgtgtgaatgtgtatatgtgtgtggtgtgtgtgtgttgaggtgGCAATCTTGTGGAAGGCCTTTTCCGTCTATTTTGTGAAGGGTTTTATCTATCTGTATTGTTTGAAAATTCTGCCCTTAAAATGTGATGATATGTCTTgtgttgaattaaaaataaaacgttAAGTAATAAATTATGGTGGAAGAAGTGACAGATCATATGAGTTGATGTACTGACATGAGACATTGATAAGTGAGAAGGAAGTGTGGACTGATACATACCAGATAATTCCATCTagttttagttaaaaattttacttctggggcgcctgggtagtgcaggcgttaagcgtctgccttcggctcagggcgtgatcctggcattccgggatcgagtcccacatcaggcttctccgctgggagcctgcttcttcctctcccactcccctgctgtgttccctctctcactggctgtctctctgtcacataaataaataaaatctttaaaaaaattttttttacttctgtctgcataatacatgtgtgtatctgtgtattgGTATATACATAGGAAGGATATTAGGAGGGGGCTGTCAATAGAGATTAGCTCTATTGGGATTAGAGGTGGGGgttttaacttctttattttatatactgttcCTTGGAGGGAGAGTTATGTCATAGTGGAATCAGGGCAAACCTTGGACACATACCAGGCTCCCATTCTCAGAACCGAATATATGCAAGAGTGTCCATGCCCACCTCTCAGTCATTGTAGACAAGCTTAGAAATAACCAACTGTTTTTCCAGTTTGCCAAAATGGTCTGTCAGAAGGAAAATGGAGACCTTGTTTTCCTGGACTGGGACTCAGGAAAAGCAGACGGTCTTAAATCACTGCCAGTTATACTGTCttggcttttattaaaaaaaaaaattatgaaataNtattataggggcgcctgggtggcacagcggttaagcatctgccttcggctcagggcgtgatcccagcgttatgggatcgagccccatatcaggctcctctgctatgaNCAACTGTTTTTCCAGTTTGCCAAAATGGTCTGTCAGAAGGAAAATGGAGACCTTGTTTTCCTGGACTGGGACTCAGGAAAAGCAGACGGTCTTAAATCACTGCCAGTTATACTGTCttggcttttattaaaaaaaaaaattatgaaatattccatatttgaagaattttttcatacctgaaaaattttattacaaaCATGCTTGTCTTCACTACccagcagaagaaataaaatattaccaatacAATTGAAGACCCTTATACTCCCTGACTGTGCCTTTTCCCCCCTGCCCTGTCACCAAAGTAACCACTAATCAGAATTCACCAtttctctgggcacctgggtggctcagtcagttaagcgtctgccttcggctcaggtcatgatcctggggtcctgggatccagccccacttggggctccctgctcagcagggagtctgcttctttccttgccccctcccccctactcatgctctctctctcaaataaataaataaataaaatattttttttaaaaaaagaattcattgtttctcatttctgaatACTCTACTATGTATGCATGTATCCTTAAGCAATATGTAACGGTGGTTTGCATATTTTGAGCTTTGTATAAATAATATCAAAGTACACGTATTCCTCTGCAACTTAATTTTTTCACCTAACGTATTAAAAAGATTGATCCGTATTTTTATATGTAGATCCTTTAATTTTCCCTGCTTTATAATGCCATCTTctgaatataccataatttatttatccattcttctgttaaaGGTTCCCCCcgagtttttttttccccccgctATTACAAAGTGCTGGTATGACTTTCTTGTATGTGTTTTCTTGTGCATACGTGGGAGAGATTTTGTAGGTGCAAACAtgggaatggaattgctgagtcatagctATATTCATCTTCAACTTTACTAAAAATTGCcaaaatgttttgcaaaatgtttgggccaatttgcattcccaacagcgCATGAGATTTCCCTCACTCCAAATTCTTGCCAGCCCTTGGCATTGTCAGATGGTTGGGTGTAAAATGGCACTTCATTTTGGTTTTGCTGTGCTTTATCTGGTTCCTAGTGAGTTTGTGTGTatttttgctttgccttttttcctccGTTGAGGGCTTGAAGGCTGCCTTGGGATGGAAGGTTATAAAGTATATGATtgaatcaatttattttatttatttatttatttatttttaaagatttttaaaatttatttataagacagagatagagacagccagcgagagagggaacacaagcagggggagtgggagaggaagaagcaggctcatagcagaggagcctgacgtggggctcgatcataacgccgggatcacgccctgagccgaaggcagacgcttaaccgctctgccacccaggcgccccatcaatttattttttaaaaaagattttatttatttatttgacagagagagagacagccagcgagacagggacacaagcagggggcgtgggagaggaagaagcaggctcccagtggagcagggagcccgatgcagggctccatcccagaacgccaggatcacaccctgagctgaaggcagatgcttaacaactgagccacccaggcggccctatgATTGAATCAATTTAGAACTGAGTGCTGTCAGTCTGATCTATGCAGGTAGGGCCTGCATCATTGGGGTTAAAGTGATCGGTACCACCCTCCACAGAGCTAATCACAGACCGGTCTTTCCCACCAAGCTAAGATCTGTCGTAGACAAAGACAACAACAGCAATAGTGACTTCCCAAGCATCCTCCTCACACACTAATGCCCCAAAAATCAAATAGCAGAGACAAGGATTATTattatagctaacatttatagTGGGCCAGGAACAGTGTTAAGCTCtttacataaataatttcattttatccatATGCCAGTCTTTTGAGGTAAGTTTCATAATGTCAccattttcctaataaaatgaGGCTCTGAGAGGGTAGGTGACTTacctaagatcacacagcaaaaACTATAATTTGAATCCATGTTTCTCTGATGCCAAAGTTTGTGAATTTAACCACCACATAGTGTCTCAAAAGTTTTGGGGGGAATCACTACATTTTTGAATACATACGTCCAACCCTCCTGCATATTTATGttgtatataatataaaacatgcCCCAAATTCATACTGTGTGCTAGGCCTTTATCATTTTCTCTGGGGAGGATAGCACCAGGCTCATTGTCTCCATGTTGCAGATGAGATGACTcaagcccagagaggctaagtaacttgcccaagatcacacaccaTGAAAATGCAGAGGAGGGATTTGAACAAAGGGGTATGGTTTGGGTACAGGGAGTGTGAAGAGAGTATTAGAGGTGGGGAAGCTGGTGAGTGGGGACAGTTTGAGGGGCATTCCCCCTTACCCTTCTAAACTCAGGGTTGCgatggggaagagaaaagacagctTGCATTTGGAGCCACAGTCTATGCCACATCGGGCCTGGGTGGGCGAGGGGCAGAAAATCACAGAGCAGTGTGGGCATAGGGCCAGCAGCTGAAATTTGACTGAGATCTAAAGAATGAAGGTCCTATGAGCAGaggga comes from the Ailuropoda melanoleuca isolate Jingjing chromosome 13, ASM200744v2, whole genome shotgun sequence genome and includes:
- the PROCR gene encoding endothelial protein C receptor, which translates into the protein MLTTLLPLLRLLLLPGWAFCSQEASAGLRNLHMLQISYFRDPDQVWHQGNASLGGLMTHVLDGQDTNVTIRQLQPLEAPESWVHTEDRLKTYLKEFQLLVRLVHHERQLTFPLTVRCFLGCELPPEDSPAHVFFEVTVNGNSFASFQPETALWVARSQAPSRVVTYTLHQLNSYNRTRYELREFLQDTCVQYLREHTTSKNSKGSQTGHSYTSLVLGVLVGSLIIAGVAVGIFLCTGGRRC